From a single Populus trichocarpa isolate Nisqually-1 chromosome 17, P.trichocarpa_v4.1, whole genome shotgun sequence genomic region:
- the LOC7482463 gene encoding tubulin alpha chain, translating into MRECISIHIGQAGIQVGNACWELYCLEHGIQPDGQMPGDKTVGGGDDAFNTFFSETGAGKHVPRAVFLDLEPTVIDEVRTGAYRQLFHPEQLISGKEDAANNFARGHYTIGKEIVDLCLDRIRKLADNCTGLQGFLVFHAVGGGTGSGLGSLLLERLSVDYGKKSKLGFTVYPSPQVSTSVVEPYNSVLSTHSLLEHTDVSVLLDNEAIYDICRRSLDIERPTYTNLNRLVSQVISSLTASLRFDGALNVDVTEFQTNLVPYPRIHFMLSSYAPVISAEKAYHEQLSVAEVTNSAFEPSSMMAKCDPRHGKYMACCLMYRGDVVPKDVNAAVATIKTKRTIQFVDWCPTGFKCGINYQPPTVVPGGDLAKVQRAVCMISNSTSVAEVFSRIDHKFDLMYAKRAFVHWYVGEGMEEGEFSEAREDLAALEKDYEEVGAESAEGEDDDGEEYM; encoded by the exons ATGAGAGAGTGCATCTCAATCCACATTGGTCAGGCTGGTATTCAAGTTGGTAATGCCTGCTGGGAACTCTACTGCCTCGAACATGGCATTCAG CCTGATGGGCAGATGCCAGGTGACAAGACTGTTGGGGGAGGAGACGATGCCTTCAACACATTTTTTAGCGAAACTGGGGCTGGGAAGCACGTTCCTCGTGCTGTGTTTTTGGACTTGGAACCAACTGTGATTGACGAGGTCAGGACTGGGGCTTATCGCCAACTATTTCATCCTGAACAACTTATTAGTGGCAAAGAAGATGCTGCCAATAACTTTGCAAGAGGCCACTACACAA TTGGGAAAGAGATTGTGGACTTGTGTCTTGACAGGATTAGGAAGCTAGCAGATAACTGTACTGGGCTTCaaggatttttagtttttcatgcTGTTGGTGGGGGTACTGGTTCTGGGCTTGGATCTTTGCTTTTGGAGAGGCTTTCTGTTGATTATGGAAAGAAATCGAAGCTTGGTTTCACCGTTTACCCTTCGCCACAAGTCTCCACCTCTGTGGTCGAGCCTTATAACAGTGTGTTGTCCACTCATTCACTTCTAGAACACACTGATGTTTCTGTGTTGCTTGATAATGAGGCCATCTACGATATTTGCCGCAGATCTCTTGATATTGAGAGACCCACATACACTAATCTCAACAGGCTTGTGTCTCAG GTTATCTCCTCGTTGACAGCATCGCTTCGATTTGATGGAGCATTGAATGTGGATGTGACAGAATTCCAAACCAATTTGGTCCCATACCCTCGAATCCATTTCATGCTTTCTTCATATGCCCCAGTTATCTCTGCAGAGAAGGCCTACCATGAGCAACTCTCTGTCGCTGAAGTGACAAACAGTGCTTTCGAGCCATCTTCAATGATGGCAAAATGTGACCCTCGCCATGGTAAATACATGGCATGTTGCTTGATGTATAGAGGGGATGTGGTGCCAAAGGATGTGAACGCAGCAGTAGCAACAATTAAGACCAAGAGGACTATTCAATTTGTTGATTGGTGCCCAACTGGGTTTAAATGTGGTATTAACTACCAGCCTCCTACTGTTGTTCCTGGTGGTGACTTGGCTAAAGTTCAGAGGGCAGTTTGCATGATTTCAAACTCGACCAGCGTTGCTGAGGTGTTCTCTAGGATCGATCACAAGTTCGATCTCATGTATGCGAAGCGTGCTTTTGTGCATTGGTATGTTGGTGAAGGAATGGAGGAAGGAGAGTTTTCAGAAGCTAGGGAGGATTTGGCTGCTCTGGAAAAGGATTATGAGGAAGTTGGGGCAGAGTCCGCTGAAGGGGAAGACGATGATGGAGAGGAATACATGTAA